In a genomic window of Curtobacterium flaccumfaciens pv. betae:
- a CDS encoding NAD-dependent epimerase/dehydratase family protein, translating to MQNSTTVVIAGCGDLGTEAGLRFADLGHHVIGLRRRAELIPAPITGRSVDLRHELPEIPADTSVVVVAFAAGSRDVDEYRATYVDGLRNVLDGIDASEADPRVLVVSSTAVYDVSDGSEVTEETPARGATPTAEVLVEAEVLLRERAPGAVLVRLSGVYGPGRERLIDQVRSGAARLAPGTSPHTNRIHRDDAAAALVHLAALPDPAPLYLGTDDEPSRLDDVLRFLAEELHVAEPSTGDGDARQAGGDKRLSNALLRSTGWTPRYPTFREGYRAVLAGEGTRHP from the coding sequence GTGCAGAACTCCACGACAGTCGTCATCGCCGGATGCGGCGACCTCGGGACCGAAGCCGGCCTGCGCTTCGCCGACCTGGGCCACCACGTGATCGGACTCCGCCGCCGCGCCGAGCTGATCCCCGCGCCGATCACCGGCCGGAGCGTCGACCTTCGACACGAGCTCCCCGAGATCCCGGCCGACACGAGCGTCGTCGTCGTGGCCTTCGCCGCTGGCAGCCGCGACGTCGACGAGTACCGCGCCACCTACGTCGACGGGCTGCGCAACGTGCTCGACGGCATCGACGCCTCGGAGGCCGACCCCCGGGTGCTCGTCGTGTCCTCGACCGCCGTGTACGACGTCTCGGACGGCAGCGAGGTCACCGAGGAGACACCCGCGCGCGGGGCGACCCCGACCGCCGAGGTCCTGGTCGAGGCCGAGGTCCTGCTGCGCGAGCGCGCTCCCGGCGCCGTGCTGGTGCGGTTGTCGGGCGTCTACGGTCCGGGCCGCGAGCGGCTCATCGACCAGGTGCGGTCCGGTGCCGCACGGCTGGCACCGGGGACCTCACCGCACACGAACCGCATCCACCGCGACGACGCCGCAGCAGCGCTCGTGCACCTGGCGGCGCTGCCGGATCCGGCACCGCTCTACCTGGGCACCGACGACGAGCCGAGTCGGCTGGACGACGTGCTGCGGTTCCTGGCCGAGGAACTCCACGTCGCCGAGCCGTCGACGGGCGACGGTGACGCGCGGCAGGCCGGCGGCGACAAGCGCCTGTCGAACGCGCTGCTCCGGTCGACGGGATGGACACCGCGGTACCCGACGTTCCGCGAGGGCTACCGCGCCGTGCTGGCGGGCGAGGGCACCCGCCACCCCTGA
- a CDS encoding AAA family ATPase, producing MIVWLNGTHGAGKTTTSRLLQPLLPGSRILDAEKVGEVLMDVTPGLPASDNFQHWDPWRPLVVETARRVHDYVGGPLIMPMTVLVEAYWREIAAGLADHGIPVRHFVLHVDGPTLRDRIQNDQIVGPSTFRFAYVDAYAEAARGWLHAEAEVIDATEAPAAEVARAVADAVASER from the coding sequence GTGATCGTCTGGCTGAACGGAACCCACGGGGCGGGGAAGACGACGACGAGCCGACTGCTCCAGCCGCTGCTGCCCGGTTCGCGGATCCTGGATGCCGAGAAGGTCGGCGAGGTGCTGATGGACGTCACGCCGGGGCTGCCGGCCAGCGACAACTTCCAGCACTGGGACCCGTGGCGGCCGCTCGTGGTCGAGACCGCTCGCCGGGTGCACGACTACGTGGGCGGGCCGCTCATCATGCCGATGACGGTCCTGGTCGAGGCCTACTGGCGTGAGATCGCCGCGGGGCTCGCGGACCACGGGATACCGGTCCGGCACTTCGTGCTGCACGTCGATGGGCCGACGCTCCGCGACCGGATCCAGAACGATCAGATCGTGGGGCCGTCGACGTTCCGGTTCGCGTACGTCGACGCCTACGCCGAGGCGGCGCGCGGCTGGCTGCACGCCGAGGCCGAGGTCATCGACGCGACCGAGGCCCCCGCCGCCGAGGTCGCACGGGCCGTCGCGGACGCGGTGGCGTCAGAGCGCTGA
- a CDS encoding TerC family protein yields MPELPVVFEVGSMIALVAILLADLLIVARRPHVPTLRESGIWVGIYVGLALVFAVLMLVFAGGDSAGQFLAGWLTEYSLSIDNLFVFVIIMARFSVPKKIQQEVLLLGIIIALVLRGIFILVGAQLIENFSWIFYIFGAWLIWTAIQQLRGEDEDDQKDTFIVRLLRRRVRLTDTYDGMKFRTHHDGVRHFTPLLIVLIAIGTTDLLFALDSIPAIFGITESPFIVFTANVFALMGLRQLYFLLGGLLERLVYLKYGIAVILAFIGVKLVLHALHDNELPFLNGGHHIEWAPEINTWVSLLVIVAAMAVSTLASLVRMRGETPAADAATADDTAADDDRADQDRADQDRADQDRARTSD; encoded by the coding sequence ATGCCCGAGCTCCCCGTCGTGTTCGAAGTCGGCTCGATGATCGCCCTGGTCGCGATCCTGCTCGCCGACCTGCTCATCGTCGCGCGTCGCCCGCACGTGCCGACGCTGCGCGAATCCGGTATCTGGGTGGGCATCTACGTCGGACTCGCACTGGTCTTCGCGGTGCTCATGCTGGTCTTCGCCGGTGGCGACTCCGCCGGGCAGTTCCTGGCGGGCTGGCTCACCGAGTACAGCCTGAGCATCGACAACCTGTTCGTGTTCGTCATCATCATGGCGCGCTTCTCGGTGCCGAAGAAGATCCAGCAGGAGGTGCTGCTGCTCGGCATCATCATCGCGCTCGTGCTCCGCGGGATCTTCATCCTGGTCGGCGCGCAGCTCATCGAGAACTTCTCGTGGATCTTCTACATCTTCGGTGCCTGGCTGATCTGGACGGCGATCCAGCAGCTCCGCGGCGAGGACGAGGACGACCAGAAGGACACCTTCATCGTCCGGCTGCTCCGCCGTCGGGTCCGTCTCACCGACACGTACGACGGCATGAAGTTCCGCACCCACCACGACGGTGTCCGGCACTTCACGCCGCTGCTCATCGTGCTCATCGCGATCGGCACCACCGACCTGCTGTTCGCGCTCGACTCGATCCCGGCGATCTTCGGCATCACCGAGAGCCCCTTCATCGTGTTCACCGCGAACGTCTTCGCGCTGATGGGCCTGCGCCAGCTCTACTTCCTGCTGGGCGGACTGCTCGAGCGTCTGGTCTACCTGAAGTACGGCATCGCCGTGATCCTGGCCTTCATCGGCGTGAAGCTCGTCCTGCACGCGCTGCACGACAACGAGCTGCCGTTCCTGAACGGCGGCCACCACATCGAGTGGGCGCCGGAGATCAACACGTGGGTGTCCCTGCTGGTGATCGTCGCCGCGATGGCCGTGTCGACGCTGGCGAGCCTCGTCCGGATGCGCGGCGAGACCCCGGCCGCCGACGCCGCGACCGCGGACGACACAGCGGCGGACGATGACCGGGCCGACCAGGACCGGGCCGACCAGGACCGAGCCGACCAGGACCGCGCCCGCACCTCCGACTGA
- a CDS encoding YceI family protein, with product MALRKRTKVIIGISAGVVVVAAAAVIAGPVIYANTVNGQAAAAPSLSASSSGTLDAKDADGTWTSTSSSYAGYRVHEVLQGNDVNVVGRTKDVKGTAVVDGGSLTKATVTVQVGKISTPEAARDEYFRSTALQTDKYPTATFELTKPVDVTKALDGSTQDVTLTGTMDLHGVEKPVTADAQVAVGKGGTVQVAGTVPITFADYGVKAPSLGFVTVDGKGSVEFSLDLGK from the coding sequence ATGGCACTCCGCAAACGCACCAAGGTCATCATCGGGATCTCCGCCGGCGTCGTCGTCGTGGCGGCAGCAGCCGTCATCGCCGGCCCGGTCATCTACGCGAACACCGTCAACGGCCAGGCCGCCGCAGCCCCCTCGCTGTCGGCGTCCTCGTCCGGCACCCTCGACGCGAAGGACGCCGACGGCACCTGGACCAGCACGAGCAGCTCGTACGCCGGGTACCGGGTGCACGAGGTCCTGCAGGGGAATGATGTGAACGTGGTCGGTCGCACGAAGGACGTCAAGGGCACCGCCGTCGTCGACGGCGGCTCCCTCACCAAGGCGACCGTCACCGTCCAGGTCGGCAAGATCAGCACCCCCGAAGCGGCCCGCGACGAGTACTTCCGCTCCACCGCGCTGCAGACCGACAAGTACCCCACTGCCACGTTCGAGCTGACGAAGCCCGTCGACGTCACGAAGGCGCTCGACGGCTCCACGCAGGACGTCACCCTGACCGGCACGATGGACCTGCACGGTGTCGAGAAGCCGGTCACGGCCGACGCGCAGGTCGCGGTCGGCAAGGGCGGGACCGTCCAGGTCGCCGGCACCGTGCCGATCACCTTCGCCGACTACGGCGTGAAGGCCCCGTCGCTCGGCTTCGTCACCGTGGACGGGAAGGGCTCCGTCGAGTTCTCCCTCGACCTCGGGAAGTGA
- a CDS encoding sigma-70 family RNA polymerase sigma factor: protein MTVTSRSADELLATLYREHGDALTRYVRHLTRDGSTVEDVVQETMVRAWQRPAVLERAPDSARAWLFTVARNLVVDDARSARNRREHGTEHQVERIESDSTDAVLDRIVVADALASLTADHRRVVVDAYWLGHTVPEIARRHDIPEGTAKSRLHYGLRALRLALQERGVTR, encoded by the coding sequence GTGACCGTGACGAGTCGTTCCGCGGACGAGCTGCTCGCGACGCTGTACCGCGAGCACGGTGACGCGCTCACGCGGTACGTCCGGCACCTCACGCGGGACGGCTCGACGGTCGAGGACGTCGTGCAGGAGACGATGGTCCGGGCCTGGCAGCGTCCGGCCGTGCTCGAACGGGCACCCGACAGCGCGCGGGCGTGGCTGTTCACGGTGGCGCGCAACCTGGTGGTCGACGACGCGCGGTCGGCACGCAACCGCCGCGAGCACGGCACCGAGCACCAGGTCGAACGGATCGAGTCGGACAGCACGGACGCCGTGCTGGACCGGATCGTCGTCGCCGACGCACTCGCGTCGCTGACCGCGGACCACCGCCGCGTGGTGGTGGACGCGTACTGGCTCGGGCACACGGTGCCGGAGATCGCACGGCGACACGACATCCCGGAGGGCACCGCCAAGTCGCGCTTGCACTACGGGCTGCGAGCCCTCCGGCTCGCACTGCAGGAACGAGGAGTGACCCGATGA
- a CDS encoding zf-HC2 domain-containing protein, with protein sequence MSDDKYAEWDAAYVLGSLPAGERLEYERHLETCDRCAAAVAELVGLPGLLGKLPADQAIEIAEPDGRPDTRSESDLASVAHRVRHRRRRRRVWVAATAGLAVVAAVLGGLAVGAAGERTTVQAGAAPTAAATADRYDMTGVQGLDVQLAISGEQWGTRFDWGCSYGGKEWSPDGSILYDLVVVRTDGTTQTVGSWTAAGADARGLSASTDIPRDDIKSVQVRLRGERGALAVVTL encoded by the coding sequence ATGAGCGACGACAAGTACGCGGAGTGGGATGCGGCGTACGTCCTGGGGTCGCTCCCGGCCGGTGAACGCCTGGAGTACGAGCGGCACCTCGAGACGTGCGACCGCTGTGCGGCCGCCGTCGCCGAGCTGGTCGGTCTGCCGGGGCTGCTCGGCAAGCTGCCGGCCGACCAGGCGATCGAGATCGCAGAACCAGACGGGAGGCCCGACACCCGTTCCGAGAGCGACCTCGCCTCCGTCGCGCACCGCGTCCGACACCGTCGCCGCCGTCGCCGGGTCTGGGTCGCCGCCACCGCGGGGCTCGCGGTGGTCGCCGCCGTCCTGGGCGGGCTCGCGGTCGGTGCCGCGGGGGAGCGCACCACGGTGCAGGCCGGTGCCGCTCCGACGGCAGCTGCCACCGCCGACCGCTACGACATGACCGGCGTGCAGGGACTCGACGTCCAGCTCGCCATCAGCGGCGAGCAGTGGGGCACCCGCTTCGACTGGGGGTGCTCGTACGGCGGCAAGGAGTGGTCGCCGGACGGGTCGATCCTCTACGACCTGGTCGTCGTCCGGACGGACGGCACGACGCAGACCGTGGGGTCGTGGACGGCTGCCGGCGCGGACGCACGAGGGCTGTCGGCGTCGACGGACATCCCGCGGGACGACATCAAGAGCGTGCAGGTCCGGCTGCGCGGTGAGCGCGGCGCGCTCGCCGTCGTCACGCTCTAG
- a CDS encoding MarR family winged helix-turn-helix transcriptional regulator produces the protein MSTEGNGGHDWATWDAYHDVWRRLDRALDRAVQAGAGISVPEFEILIGLHRDPDHRLRVRDIAAGIGWEKSRVSHQVTRMVSRGLVERADCPSDARGSWVVMTADGRRAVLAGIRAHTGALEDLFWRPVGTDAETLRSVSARVQDAIGPDDASDEADVG, from the coding sequence ATGTCGACGGAGGGCAACGGTGGCCACGACTGGGCCACCTGGGACGCGTACCACGACGTCTGGCGACGACTCGACCGGGCGCTCGACCGGGCCGTCCAGGCGGGCGCCGGCATCTCCGTCCCCGAGTTCGAGATCCTGATCGGCCTGCACCGCGACCCGGACCACCGTCTGCGCGTCCGGGACATCGCCGCGGGCATCGGCTGGGAGAAGTCGCGCGTCAGCCACCAGGTCACGCGGATGGTCTCCCGCGGCCTGGTCGAGCGGGCGGACTGCCCGAGCGACGCCCGCGGCAGCTGGGTGGTGATGACCGCGGACGGCCGTCGTGCGGTGCTCGCCGGCATCCGCGCGCACACCGGTGCGCTCGAGGACCTGTTCTGGAGGCCCGTGGGGACCGACGCCGAGACGCTGCGGTCCGTCAGTGCGCGCGTCCAGGACGCCATCGGCCCCGACGACGCCTCGGACGAGGCCGACGTCGGCTAG
- a CDS encoding bifunctional proline dehydrogenase/L-glutamate gamma-semialdehyde dehydrogenase produces the protein MPSARLQDTTDDAVALVRRWLAASAGVKPDPGAVRLAEVLRDEQGLDFTRGFVDKVVRPEDPRVAARNLEQLSRDVPDFLAWYLRGAVTLGGGFATMAPWAVIPTARRILRRMTGHLVIDASTSKLGPALAKVRGPGTRLNVNLLGEAVLGSAESDRRLQGTMDLLARDDVDHVSIKVSSVVPQTSPWAFDQTVERVVDRLVPLYRLAAAPTAVGRPAKFINLDIEEYRDLDVTLAVFRALLDRDEFADLQAGIVLQAYLPDAAGALDALTEWAQERRARGGAPITVRLVKGANLAMEHVDAILHGWPLATWGSKRETDTAYLRMLDAALTPERTDAVRIGVAGHNLFDLATAWVLAQRRGVTDAVDVEMLLGMASTHAQAVRADVGQILLYTPVVQPDEFDSAIAYLARRLQESASPENFIAAAADIDHDASVFEREHSRFLASVAALDEPVPASHRTQDRHRALGEPVLRDAFRNAPDTDPSVAANRAWALDVLRRVPRSQLGAQTIRGAKVADRSKLERIMARTAQAGVNWGRQDPSDRAELLDLIGHELETRRADLIEVMAAETGTTFAGADAEVTEAVDAAHYYAESARRLGDVEGAQYVPPRLTVVVPPWSSPVAIPAGGVLAALAAGSGVVLKPAPEAKRSGAVLADVLWDAGVPHSLLQLVDLAEDELGRDLIGHPTVDRIILTGSSDAARSFRWWRAGLPLTAETNGKNAIVVTPSADLDLAVQDIVQSAFGHAGQQCSAASLVILVGSVGESERFQRQLVDATRTLRVAWPDDPTAQVGPLVAEPHGTLRQGLTELGPGESWLVQPEAVDDSGRLWSPGIRDGVRPGSDFHQTVYSGPVLGIMRAETLEQAIAIQNGTDFGLAAGIHSLDVDEVSEWLARVHAGNLSVNRGITGAVVGRQPFGGWKGSSVGTGTKAGGPMYVATLGRWQPTPRTVHKSIQLHGLPPRVTAVIEAARSGLSFEEFDRVRAGALSDVHARETLFRSRDLSGLVVQRNVLRHRPQSVIVRQAEDASTVDLVRTFVAATSARAHILLSTARPLPGPLTQLLASNRSPLDVVDHLVESDQEFHARASSGAVFQADWSTDQDDQPVDALEAVLSQGQDRPAHTAFGGPGARIRLLGGDPLALEEALGASIDVAIHDAPVVEAGVIEMLPYLREQSVSITAHRFGDVDSDFSELRV, from the coding sequence ATGCCGAGTGCTCGCCTCCAGGACACCACCGATGACGCCGTCGCGCTCGTGCGCCGGTGGCTGGCGGCGTCCGCCGGGGTGAAGCCCGACCCGGGCGCGGTCCGTCTGGCCGAGGTCCTGCGCGACGAGCAGGGCCTCGACTTCACCCGGGGTTTCGTGGACAAGGTCGTCCGCCCCGAAGACCCCCGCGTGGCGGCACGGAACCTCGAGCAGCTGAGCCGTGACGTCCCCGACTTCCTCGCCTGGTACCTGCGCGGGGCGGTGACGCTCGGCGGTGGGTTCGCCACCATGGCGCCGTGGGCCGTGATCCCGACCGCGCGCCGGATCCTGCGCCGGATGACCGGGCACCTGGTCATCGACGCGAGCACGAGCAAGCTCGGCCCGGCCCTCGCCAAGGTCCGCGGTCCGGGCACGCGACTGAACGTGAACCTGCTCGGCGAAGCCGTCCTCGGCAGCGCCGAGAGCGACCGACGCCTGCAGGGCACCATGGACCTGCTCGCCCGCGACGACGTCGACCACGTGTCGATCAAGGTGAGCTCCGTCGTGCCGCAGACCTCGCCGTGGGCCTTCGACCAGACGGTCGAGCGCGTCGTCGACCGGCTCGTCCCGCTCTACCGTCTTGCCGCGGCACCGACGGCCGTCGGACGCCCGGCCAAGTTCATCAACCTCGACATCGAGGAGTACCGCGACCTCGACGTCACCCTGGCCGTGTTCCGGGCGCTGCTCGACCGTGACGAGTTCGCCGACCTGCAGGCCGGCATCGTGCTGCAGGCCTACCTGCCCGACGCCGCGGGAGCGCTCGACGCGCTGACCGAGTGGGCGCAGGAACGCCGGGCACGCGGCGGTGCCCCGATCACGGTGCGGCTCGTCAAGGGCGCGAACCTCGCCATGGAGCACGTCGACGCGATCCTGCACGGGTGGCCCCTCGCCACCTGGGGCAGCAAGCGCGAGACCGACACCGCCTACCTCCGGATGCTCGACGCCGCACTGACGCCGGAGCGCACCGACGCCGTGCGGATCGGGGTCGCCGGGCACAACCTGTTCGACCTCGCCACCGCATGGGTGCTCGCGCAGCGCCGCGGGGTCACCGACGCCGTCGACGTCGAGATGCTGCTCGGTATGGCGTCCACCCACGCCCAGGCCGTCCGAGCCGACGTCGGGCAGATCCTGCTCTACACGCCCGTCGTGCAGCCGGACGAGTTCGACTCGGCCATCGCGTACCTCGCCCGTCGCCTGCAGGAGAGCGCGAGCCCCGAGAACTTCATCGCCGCCGCAGCCGACATCGACCACGACGCCAGCGTCTTCGAGCGGGAGCACAGCCGGTTCCTGGCGTCGGTCGCCGCCCTCGACGAGCCCGTCCCCGCCAGCCACCGCACGCAGGACCGCCACCGTGCCCTCGGCGAACCGGTCCTGCGCGACGCGTTCCGCAACGCCCCCGACACCGACCCGTCCGTCGCCGCGAACCGGGCCTGGGCGCTCGACGTCCTGCGCCGGGTGCCGCGCTCGCAGCTCGGCGCACAGACGATCCGCGGCGCGAAGGTCGCCGACCGGTCCAAGCTCGAGCGGATCATGGCGCGGACCGCCCAGGCCGGCGTGAACTGGGGGCGGCAGGACCCGTCCGACCGTGCCGAGCTCCTCGACCTCATCGGGCACGAACTCGAGACCCGCCGCGCCGACCTGATCGAGGTGATGGCCGCCGAGACGGGCACGACCTTCGCCGGGGCCGACGCCGAGGTGACCGAGGCCGTCGACGCCGCCCACTACTACGCCGAGAGCGCCCGGCGCCTCGGTGACGTCGAGGGCGCGCAGTACGTGCCGCCGCGGCTGACCGTCGTCGTGCCGCCGTGGAGCTCCCCGGTCGCGATCCCCGCCGGTGGCGTGCTGGCGGCGCTCGCCGCGGGCAGCGGTGTCGTGCTCAAGCCCGCGCCCGAGGCGAAGCGCTCCGGTGCCGTGCTCGCCGACGTGCTCTGGGACGCCGGGGTGCCGCACTCGCTGCTGCAGCTCGTCGACCTGGCCGAGGACGAACTCGGCCGCGACCTCATCGGCCACCCCACGGTCGACCGCATCATCCTGACCGGCTCGTCCGACGCCGCCCGCTCGTTCCGCTGGTGGCGTGCCGGACTGCCGCTCACCGCCGAGACGAACGGCAAGAACGCCATCGTCGTCACGCCGAGCGCCGACCTCGACTTGGCGGTGCAGGACATCGTGCAGTCCGCCTTCGGGCACGCCGGACAGCAGTGCTCGGCGGCGTCCCTCGTGATCCTGGTCGGGTCCGTGGGTGAGAGCGAGCGCTTCCAGCGGCAGCTCGTCGACGCCACCCGCACGCTCCGGGTCGCGTGGCCGGACGACCCCACGGCGCAGGTCGGCCCGCTCGTCGCCGAACCGCATGGCACGCTCCGCCAGGGGCTGACCGAGCTCGGGCCGGGGGAGTCCTGGCTCGTGCAGCCCGAAGCGGTCGACGACTCCGGCCGGCTCTGGTCGCCGGGCATCCGGGACGGCGTCCGACCCGGCAGCGACTTCCACCAGACCGTGTACTCCGGCCCGGTGCTCGGCATCATGCGCGCCGAGACCCTCGAGCAGGCGATCGCCATCCAGAACGGCACCGACTTCGGGCTGGCGGCGGGCATCCACTCGCTCGACGTCGACGAGGTGTCCGAGTGGCTGGCCCGGGTCCACGCCGGCAACCTGTCCGTCAACCGCGGCATCACCGGTGCCGTCGTGGGGCGCCAGCCGTTCGGTGGCTGGAAGGGTTCCTCGGTCGGCACCGGTACCAAGGCCGGAGGCCCGATGTACGTCGCGACCCTCGGCCGCTGGCAGCCCACACCCCGGACCGTGCACAAGAGCATCCAGCTGCACGGCCTGCCCCCACGCGTCACCGCGGTGATCGAGGCCGCACGCAGCGGGCTGTCGTTCGAGGAGTTCGACCGTGTCCGCGCCGGAGCCCTGAGCGACGTGCATGCACGAGAGACGCTCTTCCGGTCGCGGGACCTGTCCGGGCTCGTGGTACAGCGGAACGTGCTGCGCCACCGACCCCAGTCCGTCATCGTGCGCCAGGCCGAGGACGCCTCGACCGTGGACCTCGTCCGGACGTTCGTCGCCGCGACCTCGGCACGCGCGCACATCCTGCTCAGCACGGCTCGGCCGCTGCCGGGCCCACTCACGCAGCTGCTCGCGTCGAACCGGTCCCCGCTCGACGTCGTCGACCACCTGGTCGAGTCCGATCAGGAGTTCCACGCCCGCGCATCGTCGGGAGCCGTGTTCCAGGCGGACTGGTCCACCGACCAGGACGACCAGCCGGTCGACGCGCTCGAGGCCGTGCTGTCGCAGGGGCAGGACCGGCCGGCCCACACGGCGTTCGGTGGTCCCGGTGCCCGGATCCGGTTGCTCGGCGGTGATCCGCTCGCCCTCGAAGAAGCCCTGGGTGCGAGCATCGACGTCGCGATCCACGACGCCCCCGTGGTCGAGGCCGGTGTGATCGAGATGCTGCCGTACCTGCGCGAGCAGTCGGTGTCGATCACCGCGCACCGGTTCGGCGACGTCGACAGCGACTTCTCCGAGCTGCGCGTCTAG
- a CDS encoding dihydrofolate reductase family protein → MSTIYSVASSLDGFVAAPDDDLDWLLQFGFEPFQEHHDRFFAGVGAIAMGSTTYEWLLEHDDTWAYPDLATWVFTTRDLPVPDGVDVRFVSGEVGDHQADLEREAAGRDVWVVGGGLLAAQYQQAGILDELRVTVMPVALGGGAPLLPVAAPTPVFELVGTTQFDGGAVELHYRSAATAA, encoded by the coding sequence ATGAGCACGATCTACTCCGTCGCGTCCTCGCTGGACGGCTTCGTCGCTGCGCCCGACGACGACCTCGACTGGCTGCTGCAGTTCGGGTTCGAGCCGTTCCAGGAGCACCACGACCGGTTCTTCGCCGGCGTCGGGGCGATCGCGATGGGGTCGACGACGTACGAGTGGCTGCTCGAGCACGACGACACGTGGGCGTACCCGGACCTGGCGACGTGGGTGTTCACGACCCGAGACCTGCCGGTGCCCGACGGCGTCGACGTGCGTTTCGTCTCGGGCGAGGTTGGCGACCACCAGGCCGACCTCGAGCGCGAGGCCGCCGGGCGTGACGTCTGGGTCGTCGGCGGCGGACTGCTCGCGGCGCAGTACCAGCAGGCGGGCATCCTCGACGAGCTGCGGGTCACCGTGATGCCGGTCGCACTCGGCGGCGGAGCTCCCCTGCTGCCGGTCGCCGCACCGACCCCGGTGTTCGAGCTCGTCGGCACCACGCAGTTCGACGGCGGGGCGGTCGAGCTCCACTACCGTTCCGCAGCAACCGCGGCGTAG
- a CDS encoding SDR family oxidoreductase, with translation MTRVAVVTGGSAGLGRATVRELAARGWDVAVLARGQEGVDAAVAEVEAAGRRGLALVADVSDRDAVEAAADRVERELGPIDLWVNGVMVGVFGKFLDTAPEDFERALHVTYLGFVNGTRSALSRMVPRGRGHVIQVGSALGFRGIPLQAAYCGAKHAIVGFTESVVSELREQGSKVKVSRVDMPALNTIQFQWVKSKLPHHPQPVAPIYQPEVGARAIAAVAERPRSRTWVGESTVYTILGNRISGRFADWYAAKTLVDGQQAPDKDGLEMRDNLYEPVPGDHGAHGVFDESAHAWSPQTWWVEHRRVGNGIIGAVLSAAGAAALVAGRRR, from the coding sequence ATGACTCGAGTGGCAGTGGTGACCGGTGGATCCGCAGGACTGGGACGGGCGACCGTCCGGGAGCTCGCCGCACGGGGGTGGGACGTGGCCGTCCTGGCCCGCGGGCAGGAGGGCGTCGACGCCGCCGTCGCCGAGGTCGAGGCAGCCGGACGACGCGGGCTGGCCCTGGTCGCCGACGTCTCCGACCGCGACGCCGTCGAGGCCGCGGCCGACCGGGTCGAGCGGGAGCTCGGCCCGATCGACCTGTGGGTGAACGGCGTGATGGTCGGGGTGTTCGGGAAGTTCCTCGACACCGCCCCGGAGGACTTCGAGCGGGCGCTGCACGTGACCTACCTCGGCTTCGTGAACGGCACCCGGTCGGCGCTGTCGCGGATGGTCCCCCGCGGTCGTGGGCACGTGATCCAGGTCGGTTCGGCGCTCGGGTTCCGCGGGATCCCGCTGCAGGCCGCGTACTGCGGCGCGAAGCACGCGATCGTCGGGTTCACCGAGTCCGTCGTCTCCGAGCTGCGCGAACAGGGCAGCAAGGTCAAGGTGTCCCGCGTGGACATGCCGGCCCTCAACACGATCCAGTTCCAGTGGGTGAAGTCGAAGCTGCCGCACCACCCGCAGCCGGTCGCCCCGATCTACCAGCCCGAGGTCGGGGCCCGCGCCATCGCCGCCGTGGCCGAACGACCGCGCAGCCGCACCTGGGTGGGCGAGTCGACGGTCTACACGATCCTCGGCAACCGGATCAGCGGACGCTTCGCCGACTGGTACGCCGCCAAGACCCTGGTCGACGGGCAGCAGGCACCGGACAAGGACGGCCTCGAGATGCGGGACAACCTGTACGAGCCGGTTCCGGGCGACCACGGTGCGCACGGGGTCTTCGACGAGTCAGCGCATGCCTGGTCACCGCAGACCTGGTGGGTGGAGCACCGCCGGGTCGGCAACGGCATCATCGGGGCGGTGCTCAGCGCGGCCGGTGCCGCTGCACTCGTCGCGGGACGCCGACGATGA